One stretch of Candidatus Neomarinimicrobiota bacterium DNA includes these proteins:
- a CDS encoding response regulator, producing the protein MAKAKKVLLVEDEVITASSLKMGLEELGYLVCPLATRADRALIIAEEEKPDVVLMDVNLPGGMNGLEAAAKILSLIDTKILFLTGYHDDDVIGKIKALNPLGYFVKPVSALRIKAMLDERL; encoded by the coding sequence ATGGCTAAAGCAAAGAAGGTTTTACTGGTAGAAGACGAAGTGATCACAGCTTCCTCTCTGAAAATGGGTTTAGAAGAACTTGGTTATCTTGTGTGTCCGTTAGCCACACGGGCAGATCGCGCCCTGATCATTGCAGAAGAGGAAAAACCTGATGTGGTTCTTATGGATGTAAATTTACCCGGGGGAATGAATGGTCTTGAAGCTGCGGCAAAAATTCTCTCACTGATCGACACGAAAATTCTCTTTCTTACCGGATATCACGATGATGATGTTATTGGCAAGATCAAAGCTTTGAATCCCCTGGGGTATTTTGTAAAGCCCGTTAGTGCTCTAAGAATCAAAGCCATGCTTGATGAGCGTTTATAA
- a CDS encoding DUF1844 domain-containing protein gives MTASKKIDPNDLFTVLVTQLSSSAWSQLGVNPNPLTGKKLKNLEAAEMTIGILEALLFKTAGNLNKREDKLLAGLVRELKSALVKVDGTAKSN, from the coding sequence ATGACCGCTTCAAAAAAAATTGATCCCAACGACCTGTTTACTGTACTCGTTACCCAGTTAAGTTCAAGCGCCTGGAGTCAACTTGGTGTAAATCCTAATCCGCTCACTGGAAAAAAGCTGAAAAATCTGGAGGCTGCTGAAATGACCATTGGAATCTTGGAAGCACTCCTTTTCAAAACAGCCGGAAACCTTAATAAGCGTGAAGACAAGCTACTGGCAGGGTTAGTTCGAGAACTGAAATCCGCTTTAGTAAAAGTTGACGGAACCGCAAAAAGTAATTGA
- a CDS encoding lysoplasmalogenase: MNNYETRPNSIKYNHIQHVGLYSYLSTLCERDFLRGCQRPPKYFPGKENKLILLLSAFAITSAVLHIRADFKQRWNQTYIFKPLTLAIIILIALFQASEVSIFYKTMIILGLMVSMAGDVFLMKRTDKFIQGLSSFFMAHLLYLAAFISSSGFPTNYYLLIPGLVIALLFLKILLPRAGKMAIPVTFYIIILVMMLWQSSDRMILSYTSSSILAFLGTGFFVFSDATLGINRFVKKSSGGQALVLLTYYTAQLFIAYSV; the protein is encoded by the coding sequence TTGAATAATTATGAAACACGACCTAATTCCATTAAATACAATCACATACAGCATGTTGGGCTATATTCTTATTTATCAACACTTTGCGAGAGGGACTTTTTACGAGGGTGTCAAAGACCACCAAAATATTTTCCAGGGAAGGAAAATAAGTTGATACTGCTGCTTTCTGCTTTTGCGATTACATCAGCCGTTTTGCACATACGGGCAGATTTCAAACAACGTTGGAACCAAACCTATATTTTCAAGCCATTAACTTTGGCAATAATCATTCTGATCGCGTTGTTTCAAGCGAGTGAAGTTTCTATATTTTATAAAACTATGATTATTCTGGGCTTAATGGTTTCAATGGCAGGTGATGTCTTCCTAATGAAGCGGACCGACAAGTTTATACAGGGGCTATCCAGTTTTTTTATGGCTCACCTGCTCTATCTGGCTGCCTTTATCAGTAGCTCGGGCTTTCCAACAAATTATTACCTCTTGATACCAGGACTTGTAATAGCCCTACTTTTCCTTAAAATATTGCTTCCCCGGGCAGGAAAAATGGCAATTCCAGTTACTTTTTATATTATTATTCTGGTTATGATGCTATGGCAATCAAGCGACAGAATGATTCTTTCTTATACTTCCAGTAGTATTCTGGCTTTTTTAGGAACTGGCTTTTTTGTTTTTTCGGACGCGACCCTGGGAATCAATCGATTTGTAAAAAAGTCAAGTGGAGGCCAGGCATTAGTTCTTTTAACTTACTATACAGCCCAACTCTTTATTGCGTATTCTGTATAA